In a single window of the Chaetodon trifascialis isolate fChaTrf1 chromosome 19, fChaTrf1.hap1, whole genome shotgun sequence genome:
- the tbpl1 gene encoding TATA box-binding protein-like 1, translating to MDSSNDEALDIIVSNVVATFRTRCHLNLRTIALEGTNVIYKPEVGKVLMKLRKPKITASIWSSGKIICTGATSEDEAKLGARRLARCLQKLGFKVRFSAFKVVNVLAVCSMPFAVHLIDFTKNNRPIASYEPELHPAATYRIKHLKATIQVFSTGSITVTGPNVQNVATAVEQVYPLLFECQKPLCKS from the exons ATGGATTCCAGCAATGATGAGGCACTTGATATCATTGTCTCCAATGTGGTGGCAACCTTCAGGACCAGGTGCCACCTCAACCTGCGCACCATTGCCTTAGAGGGAACTAATGTCATCTATAAGCCGGAAGTAGGG AAAGTCCTGATGAAGCTTCGTAAACCCAAGATAACAGCCTCAATATGGTCCTCAGGGAAAATCATCTGCACTGGAGCAACAAG TGAGGATGAGGCAAAGCTGGGGGCTCGCAGGTTAGCGCGCTGTCTGCAAAAACTGGGCTTCAAG GTGAGGTTTTCAGCCTTCAAAGTTGTGAACGTCCTGGCAGTGTGCTCCATGCCATTTGCAGTCCACCTTATAGACTTCACTAAGAACAACCGACCCATTGCCAG tTACGAACCAGAGCTCCATCCTGCTGCCACGTACAGGATCAAACATCTCAAGGCTACTATACAGGTGTTTTCTACAGGCAGCATCACAGTTACAG GACCAAACGTGCAGAACGTGGCCACAGCTGTTGAGCAGGTCTACCCACTACTGTTCGAGTGTCAGAAACCCCTCTGCAAAAGTTAA
- the slc2a12 gene encoding solute carrier family 2, facilitated glucose transporter member 12, with the protein MEVNSETKKMISCLPGIASPEAQKLATPRGPGCSWLVVVAAVAASLSGLMLGYEMGLTSGVLLQLRGLLSLSCREQELLVSSHLLGALLICLAGGPILDRYGRRCSLLLSAAMVVGGTVVLIAVSSFVALTLGRVIVGMGTALSGTGACLYIAEISPRERRGLLVTLYELMLVVGVMLGFSCSYAFTTVPHGWAYTFGLVIPPALLQIIVLLFLPPSPRFLVATGKVEQARIVLARMRGGVQEHVETELRDIQGGLKEESEHSFLELFSAKANLRSRLLTGVALVFLQQATGQPNILSYASPLLRSVGFNSDAAATLASTGFGVVKVVGTIPAVLLVDRVGPKSFLCVGAVAMGISLIALGTLTLQSHTHLTSLCKSQMILNHTHTPWGLNRTTIDFDNSAIFSTDLPSQWNSKGALVTNREDDGIGGSGGEMTFVEVSSSLKFASLISLLVYVAAFSISLGPMVYVVLSEIFPMGVRGRAVSVVSAVNWATNLLISMTFLTVTEKIGVPNVMFLYSAMSFVLLVFVILCVPETKGRTLEEISKELAKKKHFELRLCRQVQPQESLISSSSSSSTSTEIPVNV; encoded by the exons ATGGAAGTCAACAGTGAGACCAAGAAGATGATATCTTGCCTCCCAGGCATCGCCTCCCCCGAGGCCCAGAAACTGGCCACACCCAGAGGCCCAG gctgcagctggcTGGTGGTGGTAGCGGCTGTGGCGGCCTCTCTCAGTGGCCTGATGCTGGGCTATGAAATGGGCCTAACCTCTGgagtcctgctgcagctgcgaggcctcctctccctctcctgtcgGGAACAGGAACTGCTGGTCAGCTCCCACTTGCTCGGCGCTCTCCTCATCTGCCTGGCTGGAGGTCCCATTCTGGATCGCTACGGCCGCCGCTGCTCTTTGCTCCTGAGCGCCGCCATGGTGGTCGGGGGGACCGTCGTGCTCATCGCAGTCAGCTCATTTGTTGCGCTAACGCTGGGCCGGGTGATAGTCGGCATGGGAACGGCACTGTCGGGTACAGGAGCGTGTCTCTACATTGCGGAGATCTCCccgagggagaggaggggtttGTTGGTGACGCTGTATGAGCTGATGTTGGTTGTGGGTGTAATGCTTGGATTCAGCTGTAGTTACGCCTTCACCACTGTGCCTCATGGCTGGGCATATACATTTGGACTAGTAATCCCCCCAGCACTGCTCCAGATCATTGTCCTCCTGTTCCTCCCACCCAGCCCTCGCTTCCTGGTTGCGACGGGTAAAGTGGAGCAGGCCAGGATAGTGCTGGCCAGAATGAGAGGTGGGGTTCAGGAGCATGTGGAAACGGAGCTCAGAGACATCCAGGGAGGACTGAAAGAGGAATCAGAGCATAGTTTTTTGGAACTGTTCAGTGCCAAGGCTAACTTGCGGTCACGGCTGCTAACAGGTGTGGCCTTAGTCTTCCTTCAGCAGGCGACCGGTCAGCCCAACATCCTCTCCTACGCTTCACCCCTCCTCCGCAGCGTGGGCTTCAACAGTGATGCCGCGGCGACCTTGGCCTCCACAGGGTTCGGAGTGGTCAAAGTCGTCGGCACCATCCCTGCCGTGTTGCTGGTCGACCGCGTGGGTCCCAAGAGCTTTTTGTGCGTGGGCGCTGTCGCAATGGGAATTTCGCTCATTGCACTCGGCACTCTGACGCTGCAGAGCCACACTCACCTCACCAGCCTGTGTAAAAGTCAGATGATACTAAACCACACGCATACGCCATGGGGCTTAAACAGAACCACAATAGACTTTGACAACAGTGCCATTTTTTCTACGGACCTCCCCAGTCAATGGAACAGTAAGGGGGCACTGGTGACTAAcagagaggatgatgggatTGGGGggtcaggaggagaaatgacaTTTGTAGAAGTGTCCTCTTCGCTGAAGTTTGCATCACTGATCAGCTTGCTGGTGTATGTGGCAGCCTTCTCTATTAGCCTTGGGCCAA tgGTGTATGTGGTTCTCAGTGAGATCTTTCCAATGGGAGTCAGGGGCAGGGCTGTGTCTGTGGTGTCGGCTGTAAACTGGGCCACTAACCTGCTCATCTCCATGACGTTCCTCACAGTTACAG AAAAGATCGGTGTTCCCAATGTGATGTTCCTCTACTCTGCCATGAGCTTTGTTCTCCTGGTGTTTGTCATCCTCTGTGTCCCTGAGACCAAAGGTCGCACGCTGGAGGAGATATCAAAAGAGCTGGCTAAGAA GAAGCATTTTGAGTTGAGGCTCTGTCGGCAGGTCCAGCCTCAGGAGAGcctgatcagcagcagcagcagcagcagcacgtcCACAGAGATTCCAGTAAACGTCTGA